The following proteins are co-located in the Wenzhouxiangella marina genome:
- a CDS encoding hotdog fold domain-containing protein, whose protein sequence is MSKSSQVYRLYQRLEGLPAGRWLFSRLFSMKAPYFGTIGARFTSIEPNFCELTIRKRRKVQNHIGTVHVIAICNGLEMAMGALAETTIPDHLRWIPKGMEVRYPAKADTDLRIQASTRAEDWVEGEVPVTVKALRADDTVVVEGTIFLHVSEKKRR, encoded by the coding sequence ATGAGCAAGTCTTCCCAGGTCTATCGCCTCTATCAGCGACTCGAAGGCCTACCGGCCGGTCGCTGGCTCTTCTCGCGCCTGTTCAGCATGAAGGCGCCCTATTTCGGCACCATCGGCGCGCGCTTCACGAGCATCGAGCCCAATTTCTGCGAGCTGACCATCCGCAAGCGCCGCAAGGTGCAGAACCACATCGGCACCGTGCACGTCATCGCGATCTGCAACGGCCTGGAGATGGCCATGGGCGCCCTGGCCGAAACCACGATCCCGGATCATCTGCGCTGGATTCCGAAGGGCATGGAAGTGCGCTATCCGGCCAAGGCGGACACCGATCTCCGCATCCAGGCCAGCACCCGAGCGGAAGACTGGGTCGAAGGCGAGGTCCCGGTCACCGTGAAGGCCCTGCGCGCCGACGACACGGTGGTCGTGGAAGGCACGATCTTCCTGCACGTCAGCGAGAAGAAGCGGCGCTGA
- a CDS encoding diguanylate cyclase, with protein MRVLFVDHSKVFRSVWERMVLHAGHEPLIATDGLSGLEILQNQAIDFICVSLSLPDIDGIRFTRQVRTLPRSREIPIVLLTSAQDNATRKRAFEAGVTDICPKTGIEDLFYRASRMAVHDNQVLSGRVLYVEDSKTVTKVMTRLLEGMGLEVDHYVSAAEAFNHFDVQRHDLVISDILVEGDMSGIALVGELRKQHPDKIRTPILAMSGMDDAIRRVELFRLGINDFITKPVIFEEAASRIRNLIVQKQLFDQVQQQRIQLYEMAMTDPLTGLYNRNSLAEFASKISSAANRHDMDLSVIVIDLDHFKEVNDSHGHLVGDQVLASVGASLLSACRQEDFAVRFGGEEMLLILPHCSLNDAADRAEQLRERIARLKPAGIPISASLGVAAKPPGRAIELQQLIRIADQAVYEAKASGRNQVVVHDTGPKADTDKRCSSAA; from the coding sequence TTGCGCGTACTTTTTGTCGATCATTCCAAGGTGTTCAGGTCCGTCTGGGAGCGGATGGTGCTGCATGCCGGGCACGAGCCCCTGATCGCGACCGACGGTCTGTCCGGGCTGGAAATTCTCCAGAATCAGGCGATCGACTTCATCTGCGTTTCCCTGTCCCTGCCGGACATCGACGGCATTCGTTTCACGCGCCAGGTCCGTACCCTGCCCCGCAGCCGCGAGATCCCGATCGTGCTGCTGACCTCGGCGCAGGACAATGCGACGCGAAAGCGGGCCTTCGAAGCCGGCGTCACCGACATCTGTCCGAAGACCGGCATCGAAGACCTGTTCTACCGGGCATCCCGAATGGCCGTCCATGACAATCAGGTGTTGAGCGGGCGCGTGTTGTACGTGGAGGACAGCAAGACCGTCACCAAGGTCATGACCCGGCTGCTGGAGGGCATGGGCCTGGAAGTGGACCACTACGTCAGCGCGGCCGAAGCCTTCAACCACTTCGACGTGCAGCGCCATGACCTGGTCATTTCCGACATCCTGGTCGAGGGCGACATGAGCGGGATTGCCCTGGTCGGCGAGCTGCGCAAGCAGCATCCGGACAAGATCCGAACGCCCATCCTCGCGATGTCGGGCATGGATGATGCGATTCGCCGCGTCGAGCTGTTCCGCCTGGGCATCAACGACTTCATCACCAAACCGGTGATCTTCGAGGAGGCGGCCTCGCGCATCCGGAATCTGATCGTGCAGAAGCAGCTCTTCGATCAGGTCCAGCAGCAGCGAATCCAGCTCTACGAAATGGCCATGACCGATCCGCTGACCGGCCTCTACAACCGCAACTCGCTGGCCGAATTCGCCAGCAAGATCAGCTCCGCCGCCAACCGGCACGACATGGACCTGTCGGTCATCGTCATCGATCTGGATCACTTCAAGGAAGTCAATGACAGCCACGGCCACCTGGTCGGCGATCAGGTCCTGGCCTCCGTCGGCGCCAGCCTGCTCAGCGCCTGCCGGCAGGAAGACTTTGCCGTGCGCTTCGGTGGCGAAGAGATGCTGCTGATCCTGCCGCACTGCAGTCTGAACGATGCCGCCGATCGCGCCGAGCAGCTGCGCGAGCGCATCGCCCGACTGAAACCTGCGGGCATTCCGATCAGCGCCAGTCTGGGGGTTGCCGCCAAGCCACCGGGCCGAGCCATCGAGCTGCAGCAACTGATCCGGATCGCCGACCAGGCGGTCTACGAGGCCAAGGCCTCGGGACGCAACCAGGTGGTCGTGCACGACACGGGGCCGAAAGCCGATACGGACAAGCGCTGCAGCAGCGCCGCCTGA
- a CDS encoding MAPEG family protein codes for MAAHLFWAAWLYALLTVLRAPAVWGLGASTAIARTASRYEPRVSANLSNQFEWPLFFHVVCLVLMAQNDGQTGIVIGLAWVFVAGRILHSVVQVLTGNVRLRGLVFMINFLAVLGLWIVALQEAFVATA; via the coding sequence ATGGCGGCCCATCTGTTCTGGGCCGCCTGGCTCTACGCGCTGCTGACGGTCCTCCGTGCCCCGGCGGTCTGGGGCCTGGGCGCCTCCACGGCAATCGCCCGGACCGCCAGCCGATACGAGCCGCGGGTCAGCGCCAATCTGTCGAACCAGTTCGAATGGCCGCTGTTCTTTCATGTCGTCTGTCTGGTGCTGATGGCGCAGAACGACGGCCAGACCGGCATCGTGATCGGTCTGGCCTGGGTCTTCGTGGCTGGCCGCATCCTGCACAGCGTGGTGCAGGTGCTGACCGGCAACGTCCGTCTTCGGGGGCTCGTTTTCATGATCAACTTCCTGGCCGTGCTGGGCCTCTGGATCGTCGCTCTTCAAGAGGCATTCGTGGCGACGGCATGA
- a CDS encoding S9 family peptidase: MRFPRPALVLAALITLPMTIHAEELTLERIFDSPDLSGPSLRQAELSPAGDRVTFVRAREDDRDLMDLWEYHLADGVTRRLVAADAVVADEGELSEAERARRERARIANLRGIVEYRWSADGRFLIFPLAGDIYLLDLQDESGTVRQITASDSFDTDPKVSSDGEHVAFIRERNLWVAEVASGEARALTEDASETVANGVAEFIAQEEMGRSTGYWWSPDSRRIAFLQIDESPIDITRRYEIEAGEINMIEQRYPYAGTPNVSYRLGLVDLDSGERRWIDLGNDSGDNRDIYIPRVQWHPDGRHLSLQRQSRDQQTLDLILVDTDTLTQRVLLTETSDTWINLHDDLHFLERMDAFIWASERSGFKHLYLYDLEGSLIRPLTGGDWGVDEVVGVDAELGLVYFTGSEVSPQEKHLYRQSLMTSSPEIVSRISRRSGWHEVRMDRAGRVYVDLYSSSSQPPQLSLHSADGERVAWLLENRLDDNHPYGPYRAGHRPSEFGHLVGPEGQKLFYRLIRPADFDPAEQYPVFLYVYGGPTSRLAVNSWGRRSMIEQYMARRGYVVFTLDNRGVERQGKAFQDEAYLKLGQIEMVDQMVGVDWLRSQPWVDPERIGIFGWSYGGYMALMAASQYPGEFAASVAVAPVTDWALYDTHYTERYLSTPQAAPEAYERGNVLSYADAIRDPLLLIHGMADDNVLFTHSTMLMQQLQEQAIDFELMTYPGEKHAISGAGQRLHVYRTLTRFLDRHLRPAGMEPQP; the protein is encoded by the coding sequence ATGCGATTCCCCCGACCCGCCCTTGTCCTGGCTGCTCTGATCACCCTACCCATGACCATTCACGCCGAAGAGCTGACGCTCGAGCGCATTTTCGATTCACCGGATCTGTCAGGCCCGAGCCTGCGACAGGCCGAACTCTCACCGGCCGGCGATCGCGTGACCTTCGTCCGCGCCCGGGAGGACGATCGTGATCTCATGGATCTGTGGGAATACCACCTCGCCGATGGAGTCACTCGACGCCTGGTGGCGGCGGACGCGGTCGTGGCCGACGAAGGCGAGCTGTCCGAGGCCGAGCGAGCCCGCCGCGAGCGAGCACGCATCGCCAATCTGCGCGGCATCGTCGAATACCGCTGGTCCGCCGACGGTCGATTCCTGATCTTTCCCCTGGCCGGCGACATCTACCTCCTCGATCTACAGGACGAGAGCGGTACGGTTCGTCAGATCACGGCCAGCGACTCTTTCGATACGGACCCCAAGGTCTCATCGGACGGCGAGCATGTCGCCTTCATCCGCGAACGCAACCTCTGGGTCGCGGAAGTGGCCAGCGGAGAGGCCCGTGCCCTGACCGAGGACGCGAGCGAGACCGTGGCAAACGGTGTGGCCGAATTCATCGCCCAGGAAGAAATGGGCCGCTCGACCGGCTACTGGTGGTCACCCGACAGTCGACGGATCGCCTTCCTCCAGATCGACGAGAGCCCGATCGACATCACCCGCCGCTACGAGATCGAAGCGGGCGAAATCAACATGATCGAGCAGCGCTACCCCTATGCCGGCACCCCGAACGTCAGCTATCGGCTCGGTCTGGTCGACCTGGATTCCGGTGAGCGCCGCTGGATCGATCTGGGCAACGATTCTGGCGACAATCGGGACATCTACATTCCTCGCGTGCAATGGCACCCCGATGGCCGTCACCTGAGCCTGCAGCGCCAGAGTCGCGATCAGCAGACCCTGGATCTGATCCTGGTCGACACGGACACGCTGACCCAGCGCGTGCTGCTGACCGAGACCAGCGACACCTGGATCAACCTGCACGATGACCTGCATTTTCTCGAGCGCATGGATGCCTTCATCTGGGCGTCCGAACGATCTGGCTTCAAGCACCTGTACCTGTATGACCTGGAGGGCAGTCTGATCCGCCCCCTGACCGGCGGCGACTGGGGCGTGGACGAGGTCGTCGGCGTCGATGCGGAACTGGGTCTGGTCTACTTCACCGGATCCGAAGTCTCGCCCCAGGAAAAGCACCTCTACCGCCAGTCCCTGATGACCAGCTCGCCGGAAATCGTTTCGAGGATTTCCCGGCGCTCGGGCTGGCACGAAGTCCGGATGGATCGGGCCGGGCGGGTCTACGTCGATCTCTACTCGAGCAGCAGTCAACCCCCACAGCTGTCCCTGCACTCGGCCGACGGCGAGCGCGTGGCCTGGCTGCTCGAGAACCGCCTGGACGACAACCACCCCTATGGGCCGTATCGAGCCGGTCACCGTCCGAGTGAATTCGGCCACCTGGTCGGACCCGAGGGGCAGAAACTGTTCTACCGCCTGATCAGACCCGCCGACTTCGATCCGGCCGAGCAGTACCCGGTCTTCCTCTACGTCTACGGGGGCCCCACGAGCCGCCTGGCCGTCAACAGCTGGGGCCGCCGCAGCATGATCGAACAGTACATGGCGCGCCGTGGCTACGTCGTGTTCACCCTGGACAATCGCGGCGTCGAGCGTCAGGGCAAGGCCTTCCAGGACGAAGCCTATCTGAAGCTCGGCCAGATCGAGATGGTCGACCAGATGGTCGGCGTCGACTGGCTGCGCTCCCAGCCCTGGGTCGACCCCGAACGGATCGGAATCTTCGGCTGGAGCTACGGGGGCTACATGGCGCTGATGGCCGCTAGCCAGTACCCCGGCGAATTCGCCGCCAGCGTGGCCGTGGCCCCGGTCACCGACTGGGCCCTCTACGACACGCACTACACCGAGCGCTATCTGTCCACTCCGCAGGCCGCGCCCGAAGCCTACGAGCGCGGCAATGTACTGAGCTACGCCGATGCGATCCGCGATCCCCTGCTGCTGATCCACGGCATGGCCGATGACAATGTGCTGTTCACCCACTCGACCATGCTGATGCAGCAGCTACAGGAACAGGCCATCGATTTCGAACTGATGACCTACCCGGGAGAAAAGCACGCCATCTCCGGTGCCGGTCAGCGCCTGCACGTCTACCGTACCCTGACCCGTTTCCTGGACCGCCATCTTCGGCCCGCCGGCATGGAGCCACAGCCATGA
- a CDS encoding DUF1566 domain-containing protein, with protein MMPKEYGVMLTSLLLALAMTPDAALAQCAAGNLNPAVPASAPLTEFDEQGDGSLLHRRTRLIWQRCALGQTWDGAACTGAPSLMDWTTALLAAASTGQGGDPIWRLPNRNELASIVEQRCFSPALDADAFPAAPAVAYWTSTPVSDGGEQVWIVEFGDGATFAAPTDALQAVRLVRDLP; from the coding sequence ATGATGCCGAAGGAGTACGGAGTGATGCTGACGAGCCTGCTGTTGGCGCTTGCGATGACCCCCGACGCGGCCCTGGCCCAGTGCGCGGCTGGCAATCTGAACCCGGCCGTGCCGGCCAGCGCCCCGCTAACGGAGTTCGACGAGCAGGGCGACGGCAGCCTCCTGCATCGCCGGACGCGCCTGATCTGGCAGCGCTGCGCCCTGGGTCAGACTTGGGATGGTGCGGCGTGCACGGGAGCGCCGAGCCTGATGGACTGGACGACGGCGCTGCTCGCCGCCGCATCGACGGGGCAGGGCGGAGATCCGATCTGGCGCTTGCCGAATCGCAACGAGCTGGCGTCGATCGTGGAGCAGCGCTGTTTCAGCCCGGCCCTGGATGCCGACGCCTTTCCGGCGGCGCCAGCCGTTGCCTACTGGACCAGTACGCCCGTCAGCGATGGAGGCGAACAGGTGTGGATCGTGGAGTTCGGCGACGGGGCGACGTTTGCCGCCCCCACCGATGCCCTGCAGGCCGTGCGCCTGGTGCGTGATCTGCCCTGA
- a CDS encoding alcohol dehydrogenase catalytic domain-containing protein yields the protein MRAMQLQSIGPIRPDSEPLVEVEVLAPSPASGELKLRIEACAVCHTELDQIEGRVPTTLPRIPGHQVIGTVIECGRDVPARRLGQRVGVGWIASACGHCRWCERGEENLCPEFQGTGCDRDGGYAEFMTIPAAFAVPIPKSLDPIHAAPMLCAGAIGFRSLKLADLVNGQVLGLTGFGASNHLVLSLARALLPDTPVFVFARDPDQRRQAIELGAHWAGDTHEQPPAAPDAIIDTTPVWETVLAALTRLAPGGRLVINAIAKEPGDRQRLVELDYPSQLWKEKEIKSVANVTRADIEAFLAAAAEHGFRPEVSELPLEQANDALKRIRFGRFRGAFVLQPGEHASSHEPLA from the coding sequence ATGCGCGCAATGCAGCTACAGTCGATCGGCCCGATACGACCGGATTCGGAGCCCCTGGTCGAGGTCGAAGTGCTTGCGCCGTCCCCGGCGTCAGGCGAATTGAAGCTCCGGATCGAAGCCTGCGCCGTCTGCCACACGGAACTGGACCAGATCGAGGGACGAGTGCCCACGACCCTGCCCCGTATCCCAGGCCATCAGGTCATCGGCACCGTGATCGAATGCGGCAGGGATGTTCCTGCTCGGCGACTGGGCCAGCGGGTCGGCGTCGGCTGGATCGCCTCGGCCTGCGGTCATTGTCGATGGTGCGAACGCGGCGAGGAAAACCTCTGCCCGGAATTTCAGGGCACGGGCTGCGATCGCGACGGCGGCTATGCCGAATTCATGACCATCCCGGCCGCCTTCGCCGTGCCCATCCCGAAATCGCTCGACCCGATCCATGCAGCCCCCATGCTCTGCGCCGGGGCCATCGGCTTCCGCAGTCTGAAGCTGGCCGATCTGGTCAACGGGCAGGTGCTGGGGCTGACCGGCTTCGGCGCCTCGAACCATCTGGTCCTGAGCCTGGCCCGGGCACTGCTGCCCGACACCCCGGTCTTCGTCTTCGCCCGAGACCCCGACCAACGCCGTCAAGCCATCGAGCTCGGCGCCCACTGGGCCGGTGACACCCACGAGCAGCCACCCGCAGCGCCGGACGCCATCATCGACACGACGCCGGTCTGGGAGACGGTGCTCGCCGCGTTGACCCGGCTCGCGCCCGGCGGGCGATTGGTCATCAACGCCATCGCCAAGGAACCCGGCGACCGTCAGCGCCTGGTCGAGCTCGATTATCCCAGCCAGCTCTGGAAGGAAAAGGAGATCAAGTCGGTGGCCAACGTCACGCGGGCCGATATCGAAGCCTTCCTGGCGGCCGCCGCCGAGCACGGTTTCCGCCCCGAAGTCAGCGAGCTCCCGCTCGAACAGGCCAATGACGCTCTGAAACGGATTCGATTCGGCCGATTTCGCGGTGCCTTCGTGCTGCAACCGGGTGAGCACGCCAGCAGCCATGAACCCCTTGCCTGA
- the efpL gene encoding elongation factor P-like protein EfpL — translation MPKASEIKRGQVIDQDGTVFAVRQIDRSAPTARGGGTLYRFKLEAIPSGDRREVTFKGDDMLREADLVRRQSEFSYRDGESFVFMDSEDYTQYLLSESDVGDAADYITDGLQGIYVLIIAEQPVAIQLPQSVVLEVTDTAPVMKGATASRSAKPATLETGLEIQVPDYITPGEKVKVNTETGEFMSRA, via the coding sequence ATGCCCAAGGCCTCTGAAATCAAGCGCGGACAGGTCATCGACCAAGATGGCACGGTGTTCGCAGTGCGTCAGATCGACCGTTCGGCGCCGACCGCCCGCGGTGGCGGCACCTTGTACCGATTCAAGCTGGAAGCCATTCCCTCCGGCGATCGTCGCGAAGTCACCTTCAAGGGCGACGATATGCTCCGCGAGGCCGATCTCGTTCGACGTCAGAGCGAGTTTTCCTATCGTGACGGCGAGAGCTTCGTGTTCATGGACAGCGAGGACTACACCCAGTACCTGCTGTCCGAGTCCGATGTCGGAGATGCGGCCGATTACATCACCGATGGACTGCAGGGCATCTACGTGCTGATCATCGCCGAGCAGCCCGTCGCCATCCAGTTGCCGCAGTCGGTGGTGCTCGAGGTGACCGACACGGCACCGGTGATGAAGGGGGCGACGGCCAGCCGTTCGGCCAAACCGGCGACCCTGGAGACCGGCCTGGAAATCCAGGTGCCGGACTACATCACCCCGGGCGAGAAGGTGAAGGTCAACACCGAAACCGGCGAATTCATGAGTCGAGCCTGA
- a CDS encoding isovaleryl-CoA dehydrogenase has protein sequence MKLSEDIEMLRESVRRFAEESIAPRAEHIDQSNEFPQDLWEELGQMGLLGITIPEAYGGSDMGYLAHLVAMEEISRASASVGLSYGAHSNLCLDNLCRNGNEAQRQTYVPKLVSGEWKGALAMSEPGAGSDVVGSMSCRAERHGDVWVANGSKMWITNGPECDVALVYMRTAGPEAGSRCMTAFIIEKGMAGFSKAQKLDKLGMRGSNTCELVFDNCEIPEANVLGEVNQGVKILMSGLNSERLVLSGGPIGIMQAAMDQVLPYIRERKQFGRTLAEFGLMQAKIGDMYAMMQSSRGFAYQVAADYDRGEKSRVDTAACLLHASTSAVKVALEAIQALGGNGYINEYPTGRLLRDAKLYDIGAGTNEIRRMLIGRELSRNT, from the coding sequence ATGAAGCTGTCCGAAGACATCGAAATGCTGCGCGAGTCGGTTCGCCGCTTCGCCGAGGAATCGATCGCACCGCGCGCCGAGCACATCGACCAGTCCAACGAGTTCCCGCAGGACCTCTGGGAAGAACTGGGGCAGATGGGCCTGCTGGGCATCACCATTCCGGAAGCCTACGGCGGCTCGGACATGGGCTACCTGGCGCATCTGGTCGCCATGGAAGAGATTTCCCGGGCCTCCGCCTCCGTCGGCCTGTCCTACGGCGCGCACTCCAATCTCTGCCTGGACAACCTGTGCCGCAACGGCAACGAGGCACAGCGCCAGACGTACGTGCCGAAGCTGGTCAGCGGCGAGTGGAAGGGCGCACTGGCCATGTCCGAGCCGGGTGCCGGATCCGACGTGGTCGGTTCGATGAGCTGCCGAGCCGAACGGCACGGCGATGTCTGGGTCGCCAACGGCTCGAAGATGTGGATCACGAACGGTCCAGAATGCGATGTCGCTCTGGTCTACATGCGCACCGCCGGCCCGGAAGCCGGCAGCCGCTGCATGACCGCCTTCATCATCGAAAAGGGCATGGCGGGCTTTTCCAAGGCCCAGAAGCTCGACAAGCTGGGCATGCGCGGATCCAACACCTGCGAACTGGTGTTCGACAACTGCGAGATCCCCGAGGCCAACGTGCTCGGCGAAGTCAATCAGGGCGTGAAGATCCTGATGTCGGGCCTCAACTCCGAGCGCCTGGTGCTTTCCGGCGGCCCGATCGGCATCATGCAGGCCGCAATGGATCAGGTGCTGCCCTATATCCGCGAGCGCAAGCAGTTCGGCCGCACCCTGGCCGAGTTCGGCCTGATGCAGGCCAAGATCGGCGACATGTACGCGATGATGCAGAGCTCGCGCGGCTTCGCCTATCAGGTCGCCGCCGATTACGATCGTGGCGAGAAGTCGCGCGTCGACACCGCCGCCTGCCTGCTGCACGCCTCGACCAGCGCGGTCAAGGTCGCCCTCGAAGCCATCCAGGCCCTCGGCGGCAACGGCTACATCAACGAATACCCCACCGGCCGTCTGCTGCGCGATGCCAAGCTCTACGACATCGGCGCCGGCACCAACGAAATCCGACGGATGCTCATCGGCCGGGAGCTGTCGAGAAACACCTGA
- a CDS encoding prephenate dehydrogenase/arogenate dehydrogenase family protein yields MSKADRTPESIEALRKRLDSIDATLVTLAAERQRIVSEIGRSKQSEGRQLRDFRREREVLDHVRARALSEGLDPELAEDLLKRLIEASLTRQEQERGRLSGRGSGRRALVIGAAGRLGRWLSAFLDNQGFDLLLADPSYALDGENRFRDWRDAPKHVDLVVLATPIAVTAELLEALAAAGHPGLVIDVASIKSPLIGPLRRATAAGLSVCSVHPMFGPSTQLLSGRHVLFMDVGCPAAVDQAEALFSETMAELKRIDIEQHDRLIAWVLGLSHALNIAFFSALAESGVPAEELASLSSTTFDRQLAIARDVASESPELYFEIQRLNEHGAVSREALSSALKTLTERLAQDDEAGFRRLMLQGRDYLEKL; encoded by the coding sequence ATGAGCAAGGCCGACCGAACGCCTGAATCGATCGAGGCGCTGCGCAAGCGCCTCGATTCGATCGACGCCACCCTGGTCACCCTCGCCGCCGAACGCCAGCGAATCGTCTCCGAGATCGGTCGGAGCAAGCAGAGCGAGGGCCGACAGCTGCGGGATTTCCGACGCGAGCGGGAAGTCCTCGATCATGTGCGGGCACGGGCCTTGTCCGAAGGCCTCGATCCCGAGCTGGCCGAGGACCTGCTCAAGCGCCTGATCGAGGCCTCGCTGACGCGTCAGGAGCAGGAGCGCGGTCGCCTGTCCGGCCGCGGTTCGGGCCGCCGCGCGCTGGTGATCGGTGCGGCGGGCCGACTGGGTCGCTGGCTGTCCGCCTTTCTCGATAACCAGGGTTTCGACCTGCTACTGGCCGATCCGAGCTATGCCCTGGACGGTGAAAATCGCTTCCGTGACTGGCGTGATGCCCCGAAGCATGTCGACCTCGTTGTGCTGGCCACCCCGATCGCGGTGACGGCGGAACTGCTCGAGGCGCTGGCCGCCGCGGGGCATCCCGGCCTGGTGATCGATGTCGCCTCGATCAAGAGCCCCTTGATCGGGCCCTTGCGGCGAGCCACTGCGGCCGGTCTGTCGGTCTGCTCGGTGCATCCGATGTTCGGTCCGTCCACGCAGCTGCTCTCTGGGCGCCACGTCCTGTTCATGGATGTCGGCTGCCCGGCGGCCGTGGACCAGGCCGAGGCCTTGTTCTCGGAAACGATGGCCGAACTCAAGCGCATCGATATCGAGCAGCATGATCGCCTGATCGCCTGGGTGCTCGGTCTCTCCCACGCCCTCAATATCGCCTTCTTCAGCGCCCTGGCCGAGTCCGGGGTGCCGGCCGAGGAACTCGCGTCCCTGTCCAGCACGACCTTCGATCGGCAGCTGGCGATTGCCCGCGACGTCGCCTCGGAAAGTCCCGAACTCTACTTCGAGATCCAGCGCCTCAACGAGCACGGGGCGGTCTCCAGGGAGGCATTGTCCAGCGCCTTGAAGACCTTGACGGAGCGACTGGCGCAGGACGATGAGGCGGGGTTCAGGCGGTTGATGCTGCAGGGACGGGACTACCTGGAAAAGCTCTGA
- a CDS encoding TfoX/Sxy family protein: protein MATDPSFIEHALDQSGLAGRLTARKMFGEYGFHLDGKFVAMACDNSFFIKATPALARHGLDLPMRPPYPGAKDYPVADELLDAPEQLRGLLIDTAAELPPPKPKARKPRVES, encoded by the coding sequence ATGGCGACCGATCCGAGTTTCATCGAGCACGCGCTCGATCAATCCGGCCTGGCCGGGCGCTTGACGGCGCGCAAGATGTTCGGCGAGTACGGGTTTCACCTCGACGGCAAGTTCGTTGCGATGGCCTGTGACAACAGTTTCTTCATCAAGGCCACGCCGGCGCTCGCCCGTCATGGGCTCGATTTGCCGATGCGACCGCCGTATCCGGGCGCCAAGGACTACCCGGTGGCCGATGAGTTGCTGGATGCTCCCGAGCAGCTGCGGGGCTTGCTGATCGATACGGCCGCTGAATTGCCGCCGCCGAAGCCCAAGGCCAGGAAGCCGAGGGTAGAAAGCTGA